The sequence GGGGCAGtccttgattcatgttatgcccgaggggctgattacgagtgattgtgaggtagcctgaggggctagtcctgttgatattatgcccgagaggctgtttacgtttctattttttttactcactattttcatcactcgtttgaaaccattgaaagttgtttaaaaagggttTTACTGAAACAGAGCTTGATTTACGAAGGAAACAATTTCTATACTGTTTTGGATAGGTACTGCATTTGCTATAGTGTTAcgctgtgttttacgtgttttcctactgctcagctttcatttacctttattacttactgagttggcatactcacattactccctgcaccttgtgtgcagattcagggaatttctgaacccggtagcgggtgttgatagctcagtggcagagtcatcggagttagcacggtagctgcccgacgttcgcaacactacttttctccctcttgttttccttagactgtatttagtatattttcagaactttcgttgtattcagaccttagtaaatgcttgtgacttgtgacaccccgatgtcgggcttgtgtatgtATTCCACACTGTTCATTTAGACGTTCATTAtgaaatatttgattaattaaagacttaaaaatgacttttattgattaatggttaattcgtgagttgtgtcggctagcctagtttcacgataggcgccatcacgatcgggtcaattttagggtcgtgacagtttctatgtttgtgtttgtgttgtactattaaaataaagaagaaatggggaaattaaaacataatgcgcatattatgtaagcataaaaaattattgttattatttacatagtgtacataaaaagacaaaaaaagaaaTCAATGTGTCCCACAGCCTATGTGCTTTAATGCAGccgttggcctgaggcgcatcccttCCCGCCCGTATATGCTAttaggatcatcctcatcacatTGCCTCTTTATATCGTTGTAGCATGTTTATCAGTAGTGCTGGCAGGATTGGTAGAAGGGGTCGTCGGTCCATCAGCAACCTACAAAATAATAAGTCAGCTCAGTATATGAAAATAaatattagtaatgtacgtgttaagtcaaaacAAATGTCTTATCATGGTCTcgtcgggctcctgaatataagCATCTATGGGTTCCTCAGCATCGCACAAAGTGGCCTCCGTGACGTGCTACGATAAAGCCTTAATAAGaaatttataaagttatttatggagaataaatgagataaaaataaatttaaatttaatagtaatacaaacataaCTGCGCCTGTGAAAAATCCACAGCACCCGACGACGATGAGCCAAAACTCAGTCAGCGCCCACCATCTACATCTCGGGTCGGCTGATCCTCAGCAGCGGTCGATGGGCCTGAAAAAAGCTTCTCCCAATCTCCGGTAATACCCGTGCCCGTGATCAACAATGGATCTGATGGGGTCACCTGTGATGCTGGCAAAGCCAGCTAGAGGCTGTACGACGGCATGCAGCTGGGATGCTCGTCTGGCTAAGGGACGTAACCCGGAAGATCATCTCCAACATCCTCATCAGGTGGCTTAACacgtgcctcaacgcccccttacTGGGACCATCTCCTCACCGGCCCCCACGACCCCGTGGGGCACCCCTGCCTCATGGGACAGCCCTGCTTCGTGCCCGTCCCCTCGCGCGTGGGACAGGCCTACTCCGTTGGTAGTTCTCTGGCGCTAAATAAGCAGGAACGTGCTCTAAGCACTGGTCCTCTCTGGCTCGCTGCAGTGTCCGGACAACCAGCTCTGTAAACTGACGGCCATACTCCTGCAAAGCAACCGCAGGATCGCTGGCATActgctgcatctgcagtcccaactggtGGACTAAATGTAgaccaatagcctgcacaacacgtaaaatataaattatagaATGCTATATCACAGTTATAAGTAAGAAGACCAAAATAtataccagtgcctcgtgcctcccggcgtatggaaCGTACCGATCGCCAACTCGGTGAATGGGGTTCCCGACGAAAAGTCGGGTAATGCCGCGGTACCAAGGCATATAATCATGCTCAGTATCCTCCCAAGTCGGTGGAAAAGGGGCGGAATCAACTCTAATCTCCAGCCCCAAGTAAATATCTGATCCTGTAGCCATGCCAAATATGCGTCATCCACCCTGGTACAATCATCCTGCTGGTAATGTGTGGCCTCCCAGGTGGAAGCTGTTGGTACGAGTTGCGTCTTGCCAAACTGTGAAGTACCCGCTCagtggcatgatgctccacaatatcaagGCATAACAACAGGACGGAAGAGCCCCACATATCACGGTGGGCAGAGCAACAATCGGGTAAGCCATCTATCAGCGCGTCGTTGTATGGCATCCAAATGAACTATTAAGGAAGAACACAAAACGTCAGTATACGCAACTTCTATTTGAAGCAATGACAAGTAAACTTAGATATACATATACCTGTGTGCCATCCAACAAATCCAATATATCACTGCACAAAGAGAGATTATGCCGAGCCTCATACTCACGCATATGTCTCCACCGGAGTACCCACCTACTAGCTAGAGGGAGAAATCCGGTGGTACATCCGGATctaatggtggtagaggtggctgcaactgcaggaaccgctcccaggcccaaacttAACATACAAAGTTGGCATAAAAGTTAAGATATATTTTTACTAGGTATGTTAAAATGAATACGgtattcgaatatgttgtcaccAATAGTAGTGGCAAGAATCCAGCAACCTCACGGTGGGTGCCCATGTTCACCCGACACATGCATCTGTACAAGTAGGCGAGAACTGCAGAGCCCCAGCTGTACTagggtaaatcatctagccgctcaagatgatgaagaagtctcaagctgactaggttccccgaagtgttcgggaacaagacccctccaAACAACAGGAGTAGCAGCAACCTTGTATACCGTTCAACATGATCATCCGGTGTAGCGCCATTGATCTGAGGATGCAATGCCTCCAACCACAGTTGAATAGTCGTCAATGGAAAATGACTGGTCCCAAGAAGTACATTCTCATCTTCTGGGCGGAAAGCAGTGAGTCGTGGCAGCATGTCCAGGTATTGCACACGTGTCATCTCTCTCATGCCATCCGGCAGAGCGACAGGCAGTCCATCAATGGCAGCCCATATAAAATCTCCACGTCCTGCAGTGTGACGATGGCCTCGCCAATAGGCAGGTGGAATGTTTgcatctccggtcgccaccgctctatcaaggCCGTGACCAAAGAACAATCGAGCTGCAACCGCCCGATCTCAAATATCTTGTAGAAACCCGTGTCCCGCAGGCACGCGACTACACGGTCATGGAGATCTCTGGTATGCAGAAAGTCCCACATGTCATCCACTCTCCTGGCGCGGAGAGTCTAGGTCAGTAACTTACCCTCACATATGTGGGCGGACCTATGATCGCCTTGTAACGAGAGTAGCTTATCGCTGGAAGGTCCGGGATGAATAGGCGTAcctccatgtcgtctactgtaaattaaacagCATTAAtaacatgttagttttataatttaatatgttagttagtaaattaactaactatttttgataattatacaatattttatTATGATGTATTCACATAAGGGTTCCAGGCTAGATATTTGAggtccagtagcaccaagatatcctaaATTCTTCCATGTGGTAgctttttttataattttatatgttagtttgtaaattaaataattaatttttataattatatattcacatatgggttccaggctcgatatttggaGCCTAGTAGCACCAATTTAttctatgtgttagttttattattttacatattagttttataattttatatgtttgtttataaattaaataattaatttttataattatataatatttaattattaaaaattcataTATGAGTTCCAGGGTCAATATTTACGGctcagtagcaccaagatatcttgaattcttttatgtgttagttttattataattttatatgttagtttataaattaaataattaatttttataattaaatattcacatatgggttccaggctcgatatttggaTCCCAGTAGCACCAATTTATTCTATGTTCTTtcatgtgttagttttattataattttatatgttagtttataaattaaataattaatttttataattaaatattcacatatgggttccaggctcaatATTTGGAGCCCAGTAGCACCAATTTAttctatgtgttagttttattattttacatattagttttataattttatatatttgtttgtatatttaaataattaatttttataactatacaatatttaattattaaagatTCATATATGGGTTTCTGGCTCGATATTTGCGGCCCAATAGCACCAAATATATGTTGACTATAATTGGTtagtttgtgtttgatctatcagTTATTTTGACTTATTTTTGAGGATAAGAGATAATTAAACTACAGGAAAACGACGTTAAAAGGCACTACATTATACTACGCTTAAAGGCACTACATTTTACTATGTTAAAAGGCATTACATTTTACTACCCTAAAAGGCATTTCGAtttactagtctttaagcaaaaaaataatttaaaccagataaaatacaacaaatatattttaatcataaaaatacatataaaacagtaatagtaatttattaatatttttattaacaaataataataatttcacaatttttacatatttttttataacattaatatcttagtccggataaaaataacatactaatttaatcgcaaaaaaaaaaaacacaaaacaacatacaacacattcaaaacaactaatatgcattatttATACGAGTTTGaacataaactaaatcggaatacctcaAATTATGTTTTTCGAAAAGTTGAAGATTTAAAAATTTGACTCCGAAACAAGCAACCCGCAATAATAGAAGCCTTGGCTAGGATGTGGGACCAACAATATTTACTTTTTACGGGACGGGTGGGGTCCACACGAGCTTTTTTGGACGTTTATTGAGGGGGGACcgttgttttttaaaaaaaaaaaaaggaaggggaAGGGGATGGGAATCTGGGCAGAAACGTGGGGAAAAGGGAAGGGTTCTGTAATTTATGTATATAAAATGTGGTTCATTACCGCGTTTATATAAAGCGCGGTCATGGACCGTGTTTTATATAGCAATCTTATCAGCTTTATATAAAACACGGTATGTTAGATCGTTTTATATAAAACGTGGTTCATAATCGCGTTTtacataaaaatataattttttttaacacttaaaaaaatattttgaatccAAAGGAACCACATTTAGAGTCCGGACTCTTGAAGTTACCGGGTTTTATACCTTTAAATCTCTTTTTCTGTTGAAATGTCTTCCCTCTTGGAACTGACTTGCTTCATGGAATTGAACTATCAAAAGTCAAATTGCGGCTTTAAATTGCGCGCACTTAACGTGACTTTTTTGTATACTCGGAATTTTCAGCGTCAACCCTTTACCCGTTTGATTGGAAGTTGGAACAAGCTACATAGCATATTTAATTTCTTCATtcgaagcaaaaaaaaaaaatgaaatgttCAAATTATGAGTGTCAAACCTCCTAATTTCTGTCTCaatatgtatatttatatttttaaaattttttttcaaatgaaattAACGTAATTAGAAACTTTTATTTAAAGAACTACATGAAAACATTGTGATCAAGGAAAAAAAGGTTAAGTTTAAGATACTAATAATGTCTGGTAAAGTAAACGAAATGAATAATATATATTACACGACATGATCAACTTTAACTACTTTaaaattcttttaattttttaggCGCATCAAtctcctctctcttttttttttttttttttttggaaaaattgcACATACGCTCTATTTAGTTGCCCCCATTTAACTTAtacctttttttaaaattttttttaacttgtatccattttttaaacaacttcagtcatctttctccccctcctccttctcctccttcgtcttcctcttcttcttcttcttcttcttcttcttcttcttcttcttcttcttcttcttcttcttcttctgttgctgctgctgctgctgctgctattgaTGCTGCTATGAAAtttcagttcatgggatgattgtcataagtatgtttatcagattacttaaaaataaattataaataattacgtaacttagtagacaataatttatGAATATTTTCACGTACGAGAAGTTTAAGGTCACACTTAGTGATTCTTTTCatgataattctgttcttttcacgtttatttatttccaaaatttatgatttagatactgtgggcaatttgattatttatctagtatgttagaaagctttttaaaaaatatcagcttatatagtgctgaagtttttacaaatgaactaaataaacttcagtatcttctgctgaagtttttggaaaagctttatgacaaaactaatgaatccaagacaaaaaaacttcaacttatttaatgctgaagtttttacaaatgaaactaaataacttcagcatcttctgctgaagatTTTGAAAAAGATTATTCaggacaaaaaaaaaattcagcttatttagtgctgaagtttttataaatgaactaaataacttcagcatcttctgctgaagtttctgaaaaagcttaatgataaaaataatgaatccaggacaaaaaaacttcagcttatttagtacaattacaaacaaaaacttcagctactatgcttaagttcagcaattacaaacaaaaacttcagcaaatagagaacaaaacgtcagctactatgcttaagttcagcaattacaaacaaaaacttcaacaaatagagaacaaaacttcagctactatgcttaagttcaacaattacaaacaaaaacttcaacacacttggttcagcacacttgttacttcaggcccgtctactagatgctgaagttttgtgtgattgtctttgctacttcagccccgtatgctgaagttacgcgaaaaagtgggtacgcttgcaaattttttttgtaaagcagacataagttaaaacgtgacccaaaaagcgggtatagataaAAATGcccatttttttctttaaaataatttctatgttgttgtatttactttctttgtttttttttttttttacttttatcctAACGCCATTATTTCTCCATGTTTTGTAGAGTGCTAGTTTAAGTTTTGCGGTGATTTGTTTTAGTTTCTAAGAAACATCATTATATTTCCAACAagtaacagcttgtttggatagttgttacctacaatattgttactttaaatatgatatttgtgttaattgttatctaaattttattgtatcatatTGTTAAATCCATCGTTACGTAACAACGAAATGTATCACTTTCTGCAACGGCCCATTTGATGTGGTCGCATCATTACCTTAtctttttctctcatctcaccctttattattataaaataattttattttatcatttatcctacctttttatataataattttaccctGTATCATAATATTTCTTTAAAATATTACatgtttattcttcatattgttggtgcgtgatatcatgaaacaacgACAAACGACATAatttatccaaatattatatttatcaaactatacaatacaatacaatacgatatgaaatgacatgcaataaccatccaaacaagctgtaaagcTAGCTGTTGTTCTTCTTTTGCACCCAATCCGTGTCTTTAAATTGTGATTACATCAAATTTTATTTGTACGTACCATAATTTAGCGGTCAATTTTGATCCCTAAAACAAAACTTATTTAATCCGTCTAAATTTTAACAGGTTAGGTAGGGGATAGTTTCGATCAAATCGCACAAATACAAATTGTTGGGTCAACTTGAGATACGTTAATTGCCAAAATCAAGCCGTAAATGAGCTCTGTCAAGGGAATATagagaaagaaaaacacaattaAATAGTTGatagtagtatttttatttttattttagaataCAAGCCAATTGTATAGCAATTAATTTCTGAGTAAGTTAAACGGCGACTCATTCATTGATGTAATCTACAACTATTATACAAATCTGATCTAAAGTTAGTGTTAAACGGCGACTCATTCATTGATGTAATCTACAACTATTATACAAATCTGATCTAAAATTAGTTAATTCGAAATAAAATCTTGAAAGGATTCTTAGAATCTAATCAATAAAATGGTAGGTATATACTCACCAGCTAAGCAAAATCAAATACAATCATTAAGAAAATCTTGCATCATAATTTAtgcaaaaatcaaattaaaatactTACATTTAAACAACCACTCTCCAGTGTCAACTTAAATAATGGAAAGTCATCTTGATCAACCATCAATTTTCCTTTATATAATCTTCAAAATAATTATGTACAAAAGGAGGATATTCTTCAATCAATTATCATACAATTTTGTAATCGATATTTGATACTAAATTATATTTACGGATTTACCCCCTTCAAATTGAACGGTCAACGTCTATGCGTCAACGTTAACGGCGCCCTCGAGTTCCGTCAACGTTAACGGCGCCCTCGAGTTCCGTCACCGTTTGCACCGCCGTGTTCACGTTCCTCATGTCACCAACCGTTAAAACTCCGGCAACTTCATCTCTTACGTAAACTTTCTCGACGCCGTTACCACTGATTCCCACCGCCTTTCCATTACCCCACTCGGCACATATCGCCGGCGACTGACGCCTCATTCTCGTGTCATAAGCATCTAAAACGACGCCGTTTTTTCCATCTCTCACTTCTGACGATAAAATCATAAAATCGCTTCTATCAAAAGAATCATTAAAGTCTAAACCTAACGTTAAACTATCCCACAACTTTACGACACTTTTCCCGGCTGCAAACTCCGTTAAGGGGAACCGTTCGTAGCTGCTCCGTCGCCGTCTGAGTCTTAAATTACTTTTTTGGCCTTGCTCTTTGAAGTAGAAACTCGAACCTGCAACTGAAAAATCTTCATCCACTGGTGTTAACTCTTCATCGTTTGATGAAACCGATGAGCATTCATCGTCGTCTTCATCATCGGAAAAGTCGAAGTCTTCGCTGAGATACTGAAGAAGAGGTTCAGCAGAAGGTTTTATTTTACGAACGTAAATGAATAGAAGCTTGCCTTTTCTTATTAAGCTGCTGAAAGAAGCAACAATGGCAAGAACTAGAGCACCCCATTTGCAGAAACTGTACACTTGGGGAACCTTTTCGATAGCCgaaagagaaaaaaattgggAAATTAAAGATGGGTTTTGAAGAAATTTTACATCAGCTTCAAAATTGCTGATCATACTGACGGAGAAAGGTATAAAGAAACTGTATGATAAAATGCTTGAAAGAAAACTGGGATAGAAAAAAGGAGATTGATTATACAGAAACTTTTGATAAAATGCTCGACAGAAAACTAGAACAGAAAAAGGAGATTGGTTTGCAAAAGTGAAAGGGGTGGGCCATATATATAGTGGAGAATTGGGACCCTGGTAGTAATTAGAAGAAATAAAATAGGACGTTAGGTTTTGTTAAAAATGACGTGGAGGATGATAACTGGATGAAGAAGTGACATTTGGCGGGCCACGTGAGAAAGAGCATGAACTTTAGGAAGACAAGAAATATTGGATTCCgaaaccaaaatgtggttcttttggacaaaTAGCACCTTAATagatgtaaaaaagaaaaataatatttttatatataacgccCAAATActgggcgctatacattaacggcaCAAAAGCTGACACTAACAGGTATAACGCTCAAATACCCGGCGCTATATATGTATAGCGTCCAgtatttgggcgctatatatCTTTTTCTtggccccaccaataattcttcacttcaataattcaaaagcgtatagTGCCCACTTTTTGggtgctatatatatataaaaaaaatccggcTAGTCATTTCCTATATAAAAAGATTAagattgtatagaaattcattcaaaaggTGTATAACATAGAAATTTTCCGGTTAgccatttccatacttttgttgaaacgtttattgttgttaaattctccagcattttttcattatgtctgaaaagcgtagaataagagttccattatattggggggagggggtgaggttgtgatggagaataactcagtgGGCTACAGTTTGCCtgctcagtgtcatgttaaattgccacttataatggagtacgataaattgatatcgttgttatgcgaaaaaatgagtgtgaggaaacgttcagtgatacttaaagtaaccgaaagatatctgtattccgtcactccgcaagtggttgctttttactcggagtttaacatcgacgatgatgaaactttgagtgattttctgaggactccggatgaatgtcgggaatttcttgtaatcacaatgttggagatgtacgtgaaggttgaagacgttccaaaaaacgaggttgtgcg is a genomic window of Nicotiana tabacum cultivar K326 chromosome 16, ASM71507v2, whole genome shotgun sequence containing:
- the LOC107822035 gene encoding uncharacterized protein LOC107822035 translates to MISNFEADVKFLQNPSLISQFFSLSAIEKVPQVYSFCKWGALVLAIVASFSSLIRKGKLLFIYVRKIKPSAEPLLQYLSEDFDFSDDEDDDECSSVSSNDEELTPVDEDFSVAGSSFYFKEQGQKSNLRLRRRRSSYERFPLTEFAAGKSVVKLWDSLTLGLDFNDSFDRSDFMILSSEVRDGKNGVVLDAYDTRMRRQSPAICAEWGNGKAVGISGNGVEKVYVRDEVAGVLTVGDMRNVNTAVQTVTELEGAVNVDGTRGRR